One window of Myripristis murdjan chromosome 8, fMyrMur1.1, whole genome shotgun sequence genomic DNA carries:
- the kctd13 gene encoding BTB/POZ domain-containing adapter for CUL3-mediated RhoA degradation protein 1 produces the protein MSAEASGGSMTAASAHTSDSQAACQNPEPHRNVGLLGSKYVKLNVGGSLHYTTVQTLSKEDSLLRSMCNGGTEVTLDSEGWVVLDRCGRHFGLVLNFLRDGSVPLPEDNRELDEVLKEAQYYRVQGLIQHCLTAMQKKKDVYESVCRIPMITSAKEEQRMIATCRKPVVKLQNNRGNNKYSYTSNSDDNLLKNIELFDKLGLRFNGRVLFVKDVLGDEICCWSFYGEGRKIAEVCCTSIVYATEKKQTKVEFPEARIFEETLNILIYENGRGSGPGGLPLLDSRGSGSSLGASQSEEEGAGGGDRRVRRIHVRRHIMHDERGHGQQTVYKD, from the exons ATGTCAGCTGAGGCTTCAGGTGGCAGTATGACTGCTGCCTCTGCCCATACCAGCGACTCCCAGGCCGCCTGCCAAAACCCAGAGCCACACAGAAATGTGGGTCTGCTGGGGAGCAAATATGTCAAGCTAAACGTCGGTGGTTCACTGCATTACACAACCGTCCAGACATTAAGCAAAGAGGACAGTTTGTTGAGGAGCATGTGCAATGGAGGCACCGAGGTCACCTTAGACTCAGAAG GCTGGGTGGTTTTGGATAGATGTGGCCGTCATTTTGGGCTGGTTCTGAACTTTCTGAGAGATGGCTCGGTGCCGCTTCCAGAGGACAACAGAGAACTGGATGAGGTTCTGAAAGAGGCTCAGTACTACAGGGTCCAGGGACTCATCCAGCACTGCCTCACTGCTATGCAG aaaaaaaaggatgtttaTGAAAGTGTTTGCCGTATTCCCATGATCACCTCAGCCAAAGAAGAACAGAGGATGATTGCTACATGTAGGAAG CCTGTAGTAAAATTGCAGAACAACAGGGGAAACAACAAATATTCTTACACCAG TAACTCTGATGACAACCTGCTCAAGAACATTGAACTGTTTGACAAGCTCGGCCTCCGCTTCAATGGCCGCGTCCTGTTTGTCAAGGATGTTCTCGGGGATGAGATCTGTTGTTGGTCTTTCTACGGTGAAGGCCGCAAGATCGCTGAAGTTTGCTGCACTTCCATTGTCTATGCAACAGAGAAAAAGCAGACCAAA GTTGAGTTTCCTGAAGCTCGCATCTTTGAAGAAACCCTCAATATCCTCATTTATGAAAATGGCAGAGGATCCGGTCCAGGAGGCCTGCCGCTGTTAGATTCCAGAGGCTCGGGCTCGTCGCTGGGAGCAAGCCAGTCGGAGGAAGAGGGTGCTGGAGGAGGGGACAGGCGGGTCAGACGGATCCACGTCAGGAGACATATCATGCACGACGAGAGAGGGCACGGTCAGCAAACGGTGTACAAGGACTAA
- the sez6l2 gene encoding seizure protein 6 homolog: MGYSSLAVMLSVTMIHLASGMSFVTPEPDTPPTSTPDSYPLGDLIHAALQSKEYLGQASVGTDTTTNPTQAVPGLGQTESAATVISPGVLTTALTSSSAASQPGSRNAMSSPPEEETTTTLITTTTITTMHVPVQCNATLSAMEDVVESPDPASSSAFSPLECTYSITVYTGYGVEIQVRKVNLSKEESLTILGYGGSGPELLANETLMREGQVIRSSTNQVHIHYRSLRQTNHGVFSLHYQAFLLSCPFPLSPEGGGVTVTDIHPGGQVHFHCDPGFQVRGHELATCVNTTQPHWSTPEPQCVAVSCGGWIRNATVGRILSPPPPSVSNHSNGNNLSCHWLIEAKEGHKLHLHFERIALDEDDDKLIVRSGNSSLSPPLFDSDLDDVPERGLLSESSTLYLELTADSSSIPLLLALRYEAFDGEHCWEPYMPHGNFSSSDITYQLGTVVTFTCSPGFVMEQGSGTIECVDPSDPHWNESEPVCRALCGGELTEPSGTILSPDWPQSYSKGQDCVWQIHGSEEKRIELDVQILNIRHTDVLTIFDGHDLMSHVIGQYLGSKERFQVVSGGSEVTIQFQSDPDDSSFILSQGFLIHYREAEPNDTCPTLPQIEFGWISSSHSSPVRGSVLTYQCQPGYDISGSDIITCQWDLSWSSSPPTCVKVQQCPDPGEVVNGARSVRPEAGFAVGTVVRFSCNQGYQLEGPSQISCHGRDTGTPKWSDRSPKCVLKYDPCPNPGVPDNGYQTLYKHSYQAGESLRFFCYEGYELIGEVIINCVPGHPSQWNSPPPFCKVAYEELLDDHKLEVSQSFEPSHQILSENIALAIILPIILVILLIGGIYMYYTNICRLEWKPLFWKSLSHTHSYSPITVESDFNNPLYEAGDTREYEVSI, translated from the exons ATGGGGTACTCAAGTCTTGCTGTGATGCTGTCTGTTACCATGATCCACCTAGCGTCAG GAATGAGCTTTGTGACCCCGGAGCCTGATACTCCACCCACTTCAACCCCAGACTCTTATCCACTGGGTGACCTGATCCATGCTGCCCTTCAGAGTAAGGAATACCTGGGACAGGCTTCTGTAGGCACAG ATACAACCACCAACCCGACGCAGGCTGTGCCAGGGCTTGGGCAGACTGAGTCTGCAGCTACAGTCATATCACCAGGGGTGCTTACCACAGCTTTAACCTCATCttctgcagccagccagccggGATCAAGAAATGCAATGTCCTCACCACCAGAGGAGGAGACGACTACGACTCTGATCACCACAACAACCATAACCACAATGCATGTGCCAG TTCAGTGCAATGCCACTTTGTCAGCGATGGAGGACGTTGTGGAGTCCCCAGACCCTGCATCATCATCTGCTTTTTCCCCTCTGGAGTGCACCTACAGCATCACTGTGTATACAGGCTATGGTGTGGAAATTCAG GTGAGGAAGGTTAACCTGTCTAAGGAAGAGTCTCTGACAATCCTGGGATATGGAGGTTCAGGACCAGAGCTGTTAGCCAATGAGACCCTGATGAGAGAGGGTCAGGTGATCCGGAGTTCAACCAATCAGGTGCACATTCACTATCGCAGTCTCCGACAGACCAATCACGGCGTGTTCAGCCTTCACTATCAAG CCTTTCTGCTGTCCTGCCCgttccctctgtctcctgaGGGGGGTGgagtgacagtgacagacatCCATCCCGGAGGACAGGTCCACTTTCACTGCGATCCGGGTTTCCAGGTTCGGGGCCATGAGCTGGCCACCTGTGTCAACACGACACAGCCGCACTGGAGCACTCCTGAGCCACAGTGTGTCG CTGTGTCGTGTGGTGGGTGGATCCGTAATGCAACAGTGGGCCGGATATTATCACCACCCCCTCCATCTGTCAGCAACCACAGCAATGGAAACAACCTGAGCTGCCACTGGTTAATAGAAGCCAAGGAGGGACACAAACTCCACCTACATTTTGAGAGGATTGCACTGGATGAGGACGACGACAA GTTAATTGTGCGCAGTGGGAACAGTTCCCTGTCTCCGCCGCTCTTTGACTCAGATCTGGATGATGTTCCTGAACGTGGGCTGCTGAGTGAGAGCTCCACGCTGTATCTGGAGCTCACAGCTgactcctcctccatccctctgctTCTGGCACTGCGCTATGAGG ctTTTGATGGTGAGCATTGCTGGGAGCCCTACATGCCCCATGGAAacttcagcagcagtgacatcacCTATCAGCTGGGCACTGTCGTTACCTTCACCTGCTCTCCAGGATTCGTCATGGAGCAAGGTTCAGGGACTATTGAGTGTGTCGACCCCAGCGATCCACACTGGAACGAGAGTGAGCCTGTGTGCAGAG CTCTGTGTGGAGGGGAGCTGACCGAGCCCTCCGGCACCATCCTGTCTCCTGATTGGCCACAGAGCTACTCCAAGGGGCAAGACTGCGTTTGGCAGATCCATGGCAGCGAGGAGAAACGTATCGAACTGGATGTACAGAT TTTGAATATCCGCCACACTGATGTGCTGACTATTTTTGATGGACATGATCTCATGTCCCACGTGATCGGCCAATACCTGGGGTCCAAAGAGCGCTTCCAGGTTGTATCTGgtgggtcagaggtcaccatTCAATTTCAGAGTGATCCAGATGATTCCAGTTTCATCCTAAGTCAAGGATTCCTTATTCATTATCGCG AGGCTGAGCCAAATGACACCTGCCCCACCCTCCCTCAAATTGAGTTCGGCTGGATCAgctcctcccactcctctccTGTCAGAGGCAGCGTGTTGACCTACCAGTGCCAACCGGGATATGATATCAGCGGCTCCGACATCATCACATGCCAGTGGGACCTTTCCTGGAGCAGCAGTCCACCTACTTGTGTCAAAG TCCAGCAGTGTCCCGATCCTGGCGAGGTGGTAAATGGAGCGCGCTCGGTGCGTCCTGAGGCTGGTTTTGCAGTCGGGACGGTGGTGCGTTTCTCTTGTAACCAGGGTTATCAACTGGAGGGTCCCAGCCAAATCTCCTGCCATGGACGGGATACTGGCACCCCTAAATGGAGCGACCGCAGCCcaaagtgtgtct TAAAATATGACCCGTGTCCAAACCCTGGTGTTCCCGACAATGGGTACCAAACGTTATACAAACATAGCTACCAGGCAGGGGAATCGCTGCGTTTCTTCTGTTATGAGGGCTATGAGCTCATTGGAGAGGTCATTATCAACTGCGTCCCAGGCCATCCATCCCAGTGGAACAGCCCACCACCATTTTGCAAAG TGGCATATGAGGAGCTTTTGGATGACCACAAATTAGAAG TGTCCCAGTCATTCGAGCCTTCCCATCAGATACTGAGCGAGAACATTGCCTTGGCAATAATTCTGCCCATCATTCTCGTCATTCTTTTGATTGGAGGAATTTACATGTATTACACAAA CATATGCAGACTAGAGTGGAAGCCTCTTTTCTggaagtctctctctcacacacactcctacagtCCCATCACAGTTGAGTCAGATTTCAACAACCCTCTTTATGAGGCGGGG GACACACGGGAATATGAAGTATCCATTTAA
- the asphd1 gene encoding aspartate beta-hydroxylase domain-containing protein 2, with product MHWSMNPLPLPSYTELGVHPLSGLLWTLLLLFLWHCYRIGSDLPTPGRTHPGKLKSGLRRTKLSRGAGSEYRSKLSRADKVTPCIPMETGEDEEQERGYLSPVLSHALFPAQASAEGKKLYAALKEYAKRYSWVGMGRIHKGLREQVRLNNLSTIQKPHLFFLPDVPSVPFFPRDAHRHDIDVLEANYPAILAEFQAVYQRGIDPKLGWTCQGPKGQAVFPLYSAGVCVAGNCRSCPCTYRTLLSLRTFISSNSLGAAGFWLLGPGATLGGSYGRTNTRLRCHLGLQTPPHCELVVGGEPQCWSEGHCLLIDDSFLHTISHKGPPEDGPRVIFSVDLWHPNVAAAERQALDFIFSPDL from the exons ATGCATTGGTCAATGAACCCCCTCCCCCTGCCTTCATATACTGAGTTGGGTGTGCATCCATTGAGTGGCCTTCTGTGGACTCTactgctcctcttcctgtgGCACTGTTATCGAATCGGCTCCGACCTGCCCACCCCAGGCCGGACGCACCCCGGAAAGCTCAAGTCGGGCTTGAGGCGGACCAAGTTGTCCCGTGGTGCTGGAAGTGAATACAGATCCAAACTATCAAGAGCTGACAAGGTTACTCCCTGCATTCCCATGGAAACAGGGGAGGACGAGGAGCAGGAAAGGGGCTACCTTTCTCCAGTGCTGAGTCATGCTTTGTTCCCAGCCCAGGCTTCTGCAGAAGGCAAGAAACTGTATGCAGCACTGAAAGAGTATGCCAAGCGCTACAGTTGGGTGGGCATGGGCCGCATCCATAAGGGGCTTCGGGAGCAG GTCAGATTGAATAATCTCTCTACAATCCAGAAGCCTCATCTTTTCTTCCTCCCAGATGTCCCAAGTGTTCCTTTCTTCCCACGTGACGCCCATCGCCATGACATCGACGTCTTGGAGGCCAACTACCCTGCAATCCTGGCTGAGTTCCAGGCAGTTTACCAGAGGGGTATTGACCCAAAATTAGGATGGACCTGCCAGGGACCAAAG GGCCAGGCAGTGTTTCCATTGTACAGCGCAGGCGTCTGTGTGGCAGGGAATTGTCGTTCCTGTCCCTGCACCTACcgcacacttctctctctccgtaCTTTTATAAGCAGTAACTCCTTGGGAGCCGCTGGGTTTTGGCTGTTAGGGCCCGGAGCTACACTGGGAGGCTCATACGGACGCACCAATACACGCCTACGTTGTCACCTAG GACTGCAGACTCCACCTCATTGTGAGCTGGTGGTGGGGGGCGAACCTCAGTGCTGGTCGGAGGGACACTGCCTCCTGATCGATGACTCGTTCCTTCACACCATCTCTCACAAAG GGCCTCCAGAGGATGGGCCGCGAGTCATCTTCAGCGTGGATCTGTGGCATCCCAATGTGGCTGCAGCCGAGAGACAAGCTCTGGACTTCATTTTCAGCCCTGACCTCTGA